The following coding sequences are from one Rathayibacter sp. VKM Ac-2760 window:
- a CDS encoding CGNR zinc finger domain-containing protein, whose protein sequence is MPHRVVRGRVPSTGQWLVDADGHRWWFDSGSLALDFAYTGPLRGAAGERLESDADLTAWLAEHFDAVDAGARDARLEDALMLRGAVSRLAVAAERGAPGEPADVDVVNLLAAMPDVPPSLSGGSRQAGRSTAAARQALSTLAREAVDLLGGGTPGRLRRCDAEDCRMLYLDTSRAGSRRWCSMQRCGNRAKVRAHRRRSAERADRAEG, encoded by the coding sequence GTGCCGCACCGCGTGGTCCGCGGGCGGGTGCCGAGCACCGGCCAGTGGCTCGTCGACGCCGACGGGCACCGCTGGTGGTTCGACTCCGGGAGCCTCGCCCTCGACTTCGCCTACACCGGCCCCCTGCGCGGCGCCGCGGGCGAGCGCCTCGAGTCCGACGCCGACCTGACCGCCTGGCTCGCCGAGCACTTCGACGCGGTCGACGCGGGCGCCCGCGATGCCCGGCTGGAGGACGCGCTGATGCTCCGCGGCGCCGTCTCGCGCCTCGCCGTCGCGGCCGAGCGCGGGGCGCCGGGCGAGCCTGCGGACGTCGACGTCGTCAATCTGCTCGCCGCGATGCCGGACGTCCCACCGTCGCTGTCCGGCGGCTCGAGGCAGGCCGGCCGCTCGACGGCGGCCGCCCGCCAGGCCCTGTCCACGCTCGCGCGGGAGGCCGTCGATCTGCTCGGCGGCGGCACTCCCGGGCGGCTGCGCCGCTGCGACGCGGAGGACTGCCGGATGCTCTACCTCGACACCTCGCGGGCCGGATCGCGCCGCTGGTGCTCGATGCAGCGCTGCGGGAACCGGGCGAAGGTCCGCGCGCACCGGCGCCGGAGCGCCGAGCGCGCGGACCGCGCCGAGGGCTAG
- the rpoB gene encoding DNA-directed RNA polymerase subunit beta → MAAAPNATTTSPKNGRGASRLSFAKISDTLTVPDLLALQTESFDWLVGSEAWKTRVAEAKAVGREDLPANSGLDEIFEEISPIEDLSETMQLSFTNPYLEPEKYTIEECKERGKTYAAPLYVEAEFMNHLTGEIKTQTVFMGDFPLMTEKGTFIINGTERVVVSQLVRSPGVYFERQQEKTSDKDIYSARVIPSRGAWLEFEIDKRDQVGVRIDRKRKQSVTVFLKALGLTSEEILEQFAGYESIELTLEKDNILTKEDALRDIYRKLRPGEQVAAEAARALLDNFYFNSKRYDLAKVGRYKINRKLGIDKALSDSVLTVEDIIATIKYLVALHDGRTNLPGVRDGAAVDLRLDVDDIDHFGNRRIRAVGELIQNQVRTGLSRMERVVRERMTTQDIEAITPQTLINVRPVVAAIKEFFGTSQLSQFMDQNNPLAGLTHKRRLSALGPGGLSRERAGVEVRDVHPSHYGRMCPIETPEGPNIGLIGSLASFARINSFGFIETPYRKVVDGVVTAQIDYLTASEEDEYLVAQANAPLTSDMRFAEGKVLVRPKGGEVELVDAERVHYMDVSPRQMVSVATSLIPFLEHDDANRALMGANMQRQAVPLLRSESPVVGTGMEGFAAIDAGDVITADKAGVVQEVSADSVTVQLDEGGTQTYFLRKFDRSNQGTSYNNRVVVSAGERIEVGEIVADGPATENGELALGKNLLVAFMPWEGHNFEDAIILSQNLVKDDVLSSIHIEEYEVDARDTKLGKEEITRDLPNVSPELLADLDERGIIRIGAEVRPGDILVGKVTPKGETELSAEERLLRAIFNEKSREVRDTSLKVPHGEQGTIIGVKVFDAQDGDDELGSGVNQRVVVYIAQKRKITEGDKLAGRHGNKGVISKILPVEDMPFLADGTPVDIVLNPLGVPGRMNFGQVLEIHLGWIAKQGWKVDGSPEWAKRLPEHAREAAPGTKVATPVFDGAAEEELAGLLDSTTPTRDGERLIGSSGKTQLFDGRSGDPFPDPVSVGYMYILKLHHLVDDKIHARSTGPYSMITQQPLGGKAQFGGQRFGEMEVWALEAYGAAYALQELLTIKSDDILGRVKVYEAIVKGENIQEPGIPESFKVLIKEMQSLCLNVEVLSADGTAVSLRDTDDEVYRAAEELGINISSRFESSSVDDI, encoded by the coding sequence TTGGCTGCTGCGCCCAACGCAACCACCACCTCACCCAAGAACGGACGCGGAGCTTCGCGTCTCTCGTTCGCCAAGATCAGCGACACCCTGACGGTTCCGGATCTGCTCGCGCTGCAGACCGAGAGCTTCGACTGGCTCGTCGGCTCGGAGGCGTGGAAGACCCGCGTCGCCGAGGCGAAGGCCGTCGGCCGGGAGGATCTCCCCGCCAACTCCGGACTCGACGAGATCTTCGAGGAGATCTCCCCGATCGAGGACCTCAGCGAGACGATGCAGCTGAGCTTCACGAACCCGTACCTCGAGCCCGAGAAGTACACGATCGAGGAGTGCAAGGAGCGCGGCAAGACCTACGCCGCTCCGCTGTACGTCGAGGCCGAGTTCATGAACCACCTCACGGGTGAGATCAAGACCCAGACGGTCTTCATGGGCGACTTCCCCCTGATGACGGAGAAGGGCACGTTCATCATCAACGGCACCGAGCGTGTCGTCGTGTCCCAGCTCGTCCGCTCGCCGGGCGTGTACTTCGAGCGCCAGCAGGAGAAGACGTCCGACAAGGACATCTACTCCGCGCGCGTCATCCCCAGCCGCGGTGCCTGGCTCGAGTTCGAGATCGACAAGCGCGACCAGGTCGGCGTCCGCATCGACCGCAAGCGCAAGCAGTCGGTCACCGTCTTCCTCAAGGCCCTGGGCCTGACGAGCGAGGAGATCCTCGAGCAGTTCGCCGGCTACGAGTCGATCGAGCTGACCCTCGAGAAGGACAACATCCTCACCAAGGAGGACGCCCTCCGCGACATCTACCGCAAGCTCCGCCCGGGCGAGCAGGTCGCCGCCGAGGCCGCCCGCGCGCTGCTGGACAACTTCTACTTCAACAGCAAGCGCTACGACCTCGCGAAGGTCGGCCGCTACAAGATCAACCGCAAGCTCGGCATCGACAAGGCGCTGTCCGACTCGGTGCTCACGGTCGAGGACATCATCGCGACCATCAAGTACCTGGTCGCGCTGCACGACGGCCGCACCAACCTGCCCGGTGTGCGCGACGGCGCCGCGGTCGACCTCCGCCTCGACGTGGACGACATCGACCACTTCGGCAACCGCCGCATCCGCGCGGTCGGCGAGCTCATCCAGAACCAGGTCCGCACCGGTCTGTCCCGCATGGAGCGCGTCGTCCGCGAGCGCATGACCACGCAGGACATCGAGGCGATCACCCCGCAGACCCTGATCAACGTCCGCCCCGTGGTGGCCGCGATCAAGGAGTTCTTCGGCACCTCGCAGCTGTCGCAGTTCATGGACCAGAACAACCCGCTCGCGGGTCTGACCCACAAGCGCCGCCTGTCGGCGCTCGGCCCCGGCGGTCTCTCCCGTGAGCGCGCCGGCGTCGAGGTCCGCGACGTCCACCCGTCGCACTACGGCCGCATGTGCCCGATCGAGACCCCGGAAGGCCCGAACATCGGCCTGATCGGCTCGCTCGCGTCCTTCGCGCGCATCAACTCGTTCGGCTTCATCGAGACTCCGTACCGCAAGGTCGTCGACGGCGTCGTCACCGCGCAGATCGACTACCTCACCGCGTCCGAGGAGGACGAGTACCTGGTCGCCCAGGCGAACGCCCCCCTCACCTCCGACATGCGCTTCGCCGAGGGCAAGGTCCTGGTCCGCCCCAAGGGTGGAGAGGTCGAGCTCGTCGACGCCGAGCGCGTGCACTACATGGACGTCTCGCCGCGACAGATGGTCTCGGTCGCGACCTCGCTGATCCCGTTCCTCGAGCACGACGACGCGAACCGCGCGCTCATGGGCGCGAACATGCAGCGTCAGGCCGTCCCGCTGCTGCGCAGCGAGTCGCCCGTCGTCGGAACTGGCATGGAGGGCTTCGCGGCCATCGACGCCGGCGACGTCATCACGGCCGACAAGGCCGGCGTGGTCCAGGAGGTCTCCGCCGACTCCGTCACCGTCCAGCTGGACGAGGGCGGCACGCAGACCTACTTCCTCCGCAAGTTCGACCGCTCGAACCAGGGCACCTCGTACAACAACCGCGTGGTCGTCTCCGCCGGTGAGCGCATCGAGGTCGGCGAGATCGTCGCCGACGGTCCCGCGACCGAGAACGGCGAGCTCGCGCTCGGCAAGAACCTGCTCGTCGCGTTCATGCCGTGGGAGGGTCACAACTTCGAGGACGCGATCATCCTCAGCCAGAACCTGGTGAAGGACGACGTCCTCTCCTCGATCCACATCGAGGAGTACGAGGTCGACGCCCGCGACACCAAGCTCGGCAAGGAGGAGATCACCCGCGACCTCCCCAACGTCAGCCCGGAGCTCCTGGCCGACCTGGACGAGCGCGGCATCATCCGCATCGGCGCCGAGGTCCGCCCCGGCGACATCCTCGTCGGCAAGGTCACGCCCAAGGGCGAGACCGAGCTCTCGGCCGAGGAGCGCCTGCTCCGCGCGATCTTCAACGAGAAGAGCCGCGAGGTCCGCGACACGTCGCTGAAGGTGCCCCACGGCGAGCAGGGCACGATCATCGGCGTCAAGGTGTTCGACGCGCAGGACGGCGACGACGAGCTCGGCTCGGGCGTCAACCAGCGCGTGGTCGTCTACATCGCCCAGAAGCGCAAGATCACCGAGGGCGACAAGCTCGCCGGCCGCCACGGCAACAAGGGCGTCATCTCGAAGATCCTGCCGGTCGAGGACATGCCGTTCCTCGCCGACGGCACCCCGGTCGACATCGTGCTCAACCCGCTCGGCGTCCCCGGCCGGATGAACTTCGGCCAGGTCCTCGAGATCCACCTCGGCTGGATCGCGAAGCAGGGCTGGAAGGTCGACGGCTCGCCCGAGTGGGCGAAGCGCCTGCCCGAGCACGCCCGCGAGGCCGCGCCCGGCACCAAGGTCGCCACCCCCGTGTTCGACGGCGCGGCGGAGGAGGAGCTCGCTGGGCTCCTCGACTCCACCACGCCGACCCGCGACGGCGAGCGCCTCATCGGCTCGTCCGGCAAGACGCAGCTGTTCGACGGTCGCTCGGGAGATCCCTTCCCGGACCCGGTCTCGGTCGGCTACATGTACATCCTGAAGCTGCACCACCTCGTCGACGACAAGATCCACGCGCGCTCGACGGGCCCGTACTCGATGATCACCCAGCAGCCGCTCGGTGGTAAGGCGCAGTTCGGTGGACAGCGCTTCGGCGAGATGGAGGTGTGGGCCCTCGAGGCCTACGGTGCCGCCTACGCGCTGCAGGAGCTCCTCACCATCAAGTCGGACGACATCCTCGGCCGCGTGAAGGTGTACGAGGCCATCGTCAAGGGTGAGAACATCCAGGAGCCGGGCATTCCCGAGTCCTTCAAGGTCCTCATCAAGGAGATGCAGTCCCTGTGCCTGAACGTCGAGGTCCTCTCGGCCGACGGCACCGCGGTCAGCCTGCGCGACACGGATGACGAGGTCTACCGCGCTGCGGAGGAGCTCGGCATCAACATCTCCTCCCGGTTCGAGTCGTCCTCCGTCGACGACATCTGA
- a CDS encoding DNA-directed RNA polymerase subunit beta': MLDVTTFDELRIGLATADDIRRWSHGEVKKPETINYRTLKPEKDGLFGEQIFGPSRDWECSCGKYKRVRFKGIVCERCGVEVTKSSVRRERMGHIELAAPVTHIWYFKGVPSRLGYLLDMAPKDLEKVIYFAAYMIIDVDDDGRHADMPGLENELRLEIKTLSDQRDSRIADRLARLETDLAALEAEGAKSDQKRRTKDGAEKEMGQIRKSFDEDIARLESVWEQFRTLKVGDLKPEDAVFNELVDRYGVYFEAYMGAEAIKKRLEQFDLQAEAETLHLQIAEGKGQKKIRAIKRLRVVNSFLATGNSPAAMVLDVVPVIPPELRPMVQLDGGRFATSDLNDLYRRVINRNNRLRRLLDLGAPEIIVNNEKRMLQEAVDALFDNGRRGRPVTGTGNRALKSLSDMLKGKQGRFRQNLLGKRVDYSGRSVIIVGPQLKLHQCGLPKQMALELFKPFVIKRLIDLSHAQNIKAAKRMVERSRPQVWDVLEEIIRERPVLLNRAPTLHRLGIQAFEPQLVEGKAIQLHPLVCAAFNADFDGDQMAVHLPLSVEAQAEARILMLASNNILKPSDGRPVTLPTQDMIIGLHHLTTIREGGAGEGRAFSSVSEAILAKDQGSLHLNSKVRIRMSDVYFAQGQAPEGVEIDDKGKVTAPVLLDTTLGRALFNEALPVDYPYFEQVADKTTISGIVNDLAERYPKVEVAASLDRIKDAGFYWATRSGVTVALSDILTPPSKPVIIAGYEKKAAKVESEYDKGLTTQAERRQELVKIWTEATDEVAKAMRANFPIDNTINRMVTSGARGNWLQVRNIAGMRGLVNNPKGEIIARPIISSYREGLSVAEYFIATHGARKGLADTALRTADSGYLTRRLVDVSQDVIIREDDCGTTKGLDLPIMLQDATGAWIQDSNVENSVYARSLATAATNEAGEVVAEAGEDVGDVLIEKLVGAEVRHIKVRSVLTCESAVGVCAACYGRSLATGKLVDIGEAVGIIAAQSIGEPGTQLTMRTFHTGGSASADDITQGLPRVQELFEARTPKGASPIAEAAGRITIEDTDRARRVILQPDNGDEAVIYPVLKRSQLLVEDGQSVVLGQQLHVGTVDPKEVLRVLGVREVQKHLVGGVQGVYRSQGVPIHDKHIEVIVRQMLRKVTVVDHGDTDLLPGELVDRSRYSEVNRAALTEGKRTASARQEVMGITKASLATESWLSAASFQETTRVLTQAAMEGKRDPLMGLKENVIIGKLIPAGTGLPRYRNVSVEATEEAKAERYPNRIFADDAAFSDADLSFVDFDSFSSDGYEPGNYS; this comes from the coding sequence TTGCTCGACGTAACAACTTTTGACGAGCTGCGCATCGGCCTCGCGACGGCCGATGACATCCGTCGCTGGTCGCACGGTGAAGTGAAGAAGCCCGAGACCATCAACTACCGCACCCTCAAGCCCGAGAAGGACGGTCTGTTCGGCGAGCAGATCTTCGGACCCTCGCGCGACTGGGAGTGCTCCTGCGGCAAGTACAAGCGGGTCCGCTTCAAGGGCATCGTCTGCGAGCGCTGCGGCGTCGAGGTCACCAAGTCCTCGGTCCGCCGCGAGCGGATGGGCCACATCGAGCTCGCCGCCCCCGTCACCCACATCTGGTACTTCAAGGGCGTCCCCTCGCGCCTGGGCTACCTGCTGGACATGGCGCCGAAGGACCTCGAGAAGGTCATCTACTTCGCGGCGTACATGATCATCGACGTGGACGACGACGGCCGTCACGCCGACATGCCCGGCCTCGAGAACGAGCTCCGGCTCGAGATCAAGACCCTCTCGGACCAGCGCGACTCCCGCATCGCGGACCGCCTGGCGCGCCTCGAGACCGACCTCGCCGCCCTGGAGGCGGAGGGCGCGAAGAGCGACCAGAAGCGCCGCACCAAGGACGGCGCCGAGAAGGAGATGGGCCAGATCCGCAAGTCCTTCGACGAGGACATCGCGCGACTGGAGAGCGTGTGGGAGCAGTTCCGCACCCTGAAGGTCGGCGACCTCAAGCCCGAGGACGCCGTCTTCAACGAGCTCGTCGACCGCTACGGCGTCTACTTCGAGGCCTACATGGGCGCCGAGGCGATCAAGAAGCGCCTCGAGCAGTTCGACCTCCAGGCCGAGGCCGAGACGCTGCACCTGCAGATCGCCGAGGGCAAGGGTCAGAAGAAGATCCGCGCCATCAAGCGCCTGCGCGTGGTCAACTCGTTCCTCGCCACCGGCAACTCGCCGGCCGCGATGGTCCTCGACGTGGTCCCGGTCATCCCGCCGGAGCTGCGCCCGATGGTCCAGCTCGACGGTGGCCGCTTCGCCACCTCCGACCTGAACGACCTGTACCGCCGCGTCATCAACCGCAACAACCGCCTCCGCCGCCTGCTCGACCTCGGTGCCCCCGAGATCATCGTGAACAACGAGAAGCGCATGCTCCAGGAGGCGGTCGACGCCCTCTTCGACAACGGCCGCCGCGGCCGTCCCGTCACCGGAACCGGCAACCGCGCCCTCAAGTCCCTGAGCGACATGCTCAAGGGAAAGCAGGGTCGCTTCCGCCAGAACCTGCTGGGCAAGCGCGTCGACTACTCGGGCCGCTCGGTCATCATCGTCGGACCGCAGCTCAAGCTGCACCAGTGCGGTCTGCCCAAGCAGATGGCGCTCGAGCTGTTCAAGCCGTTCGTCATCAAGCGCCTGATCGACCTGTCGCACGCGCAGAACATCAAGGCCGCCAAGCGCATGGTGGAGCGCTCGCGCCCCCAGGTCTGGGACGTGCTCGAGGAGATCATCCGCGAGCGCCCCGTCCTGCTCAACCGCGCGCCCACCCTGCACCGACTCGGCATCCAGGCCTTCGAGCCCCAGCTGGTCGAGGGCAAGGCGATCCAGCTGCACCCGCTCGTCTGCGCCGCCTTCAACGCGGACTTCGACGGCGACCAGATGGCCGTCCACCTGCCCCTGTCGGTCGAGGCCCAGGCCGAGGCGCGCATCCTGATGCTCGCCTCGAACAACATCCTCAAGCCCTCGGACGGCCGTCCGGTCACCCTGCCCACGCAGGACATGATCATCGGCCTGCACCACCTGACGACCATCCGCGAGGGTGGCGCCGGTGAGGGCCGCGCGTTCTCCTCCGTCTCGGAGGCGATCCTCGCGAAGGACCAGGGCTCGCTGCACCTGAACTCGAAGGTCCGCATCCGCATGTCGGACGTGTACTTCGCTCAGGGTCAGGCTCCCGAGGGCGTCGAGATCGACGACAAGGGCAAGGTCACCGCGCCCGTCCTCCTCGACACGACGCTCGGCCGCGCCCTATTCAACGAGGCGCTGCCGGTCGACTACCCCTACTTCGAGCAGGTCGCCGACAAGACGACCATCTCCGGGATCGTCAACGACCTCGCGGAGCGCTACCCGAAGGTGGAGGTCGCCGCCTCGCTCGACCGCATCAAGGACGCCGGCTTCTACTGGGCCACCCGGTCCGGTGTGACCGTCGCCCTCTCGGACATCCTCACCCCGCCCTCGAAGCCCGTCATCATCGCGGGCTACGAGAAGAAGGCGGCGAAGGTCGAGTCCGAGTACGACAAGGGTCTGACCACTCAGGCGGAGCGTCGCCAGGAGCTCGTGAAGATCTGGACCGAGGCGACCGACGAGGTCGCCAAGGCGATGCGCGCGAACTTCCCGATCGACAACACGATCAACCGCATGGTCACCTCCGGTGCCCGTGGTAACTGGCTGCAGGTGCGCAACATCGCCGGCATGCGCGGACTGGTGAACAACCCGAAGGGCGAGATCATCGCCCGACCGATCATCTCCTCGTACCGCGAGGGACTGTCGGTCGCCGAGTACTTCATCGCCACGCACGGTGCCCGCAAGGGTCTGGCCGACACCGCGCTCCGCACCGCGGACTCGGGCTACCTGACGCGTCGACTCGTCGACGTCTCGCAGGACGTCATCATCCGCGAGGACGACTGCGGCACGACCAAGGGCCTCGACCTGCCGATCATGCTCCAGGACGCCACCGGCGCCTGGATCCAGGACTCGAACGTCGAGAACTCCGTCTACGCCCGCTCGCTCGCCACCGCGGCGACGAACGAGGCCGGCGAGGTCGTCGCCGAGGCCGGCGAGGACGTCGGCGACGTCCTCATCGAGAAGCTCGTCGGCGCCGAGGTGCGTCACATCAAGGTCCGCTCGGTCCTGACCTGCGAGTCCGCCGTCGGCGTCTGCGCGGCCTGCTACGGCCGCTCGCTCGCCACCGGCAAGCTCGTCGACATCGGAGAGGCCGTCGGCATCATCGCGGCCCAGTCGATCGGCGAGCCCGGCACGCAGCTCACGATGCGCACCTTCCACACCGGTGGATCGGCCTCGGCCGACGACATCACGCAGGGTCTGCCCCGCGTGCAGGAGCTCTTCGAGGCCCGCACCCCCAAGGGTGCGTCGCCGATCGCGGAGGCCGCCGGTCGCATCACGATCGAGGACACCGACCGGGCCCGCCGGGTCATCCTCCAGCCGGACAACGGCGACGAGGCGGTCATCTACCCGGTGCTCAAGCGCTCGCAGCTCCTCGTCGAGGACGGCCAGTCGGTCGTGCTCGGTCAGCAGCTGCACGTGGGAACGGTCGACCCCAAGGAGGTCCTGCGCGTGCTGGGCGTCCGCGAGGTCCAGAAGCACCTCGTCGGCGGCGTCCAGGGCGTCTACCGCTCGCAGGGTGTGCCGATCCACGACAAGCACATCGAGGTCATCGTCCGGCAGATGCTCCGCAAGGTCACCGTCGTCGACCACGGCGACACCGACCTGCTGCCGGGTGAGCTCGTCGACCGCTCGCGCTACAGCGAGGTCAACCGTGCGGCTCTGACCGAGGGCAAGCGGACCGCGTCCGCTCGCCAGGAGGTCATGGGCATCACCAAGGCCTCGCTCGCGACCGAGTCGTGGCTGTCGGCCGCGTCCTTCCAGGAGACCACCCGCGTCCTGACGCAGGCGGCCATGGAGGGCAAGCGCGACCCGCTGATGGGCCTCAAGGAGAACGTGATCATCGGAAAGCTGATCCCGGCCGGAACGGGTCTGCCCCGCTACCGGAACGTGTCGGTCGAGGCGACGGAGGAGGCGAAGGCCGAGCGGTACCCCAACCGCATCTTCGCCGACGACGCCGCGTTCAGCGACGCGGACCTCTCGTTCGTCGACTTCGACTCGTTCTCGAGCGACGGCTACGAGCCCGGCAACTACAGCTGA
- a CDS encoding SprT-like domain-containing protein, translated as MAELDQVARWADALLREHLDGTWSFAFDHARTRGGACHWTDRRITVSRHLAARWSDEEVHQTLLHEVAHALAGPKAAHGPAWRQAATRLGYTGARTHSNPTADELAPWVGSCPSGHLFYRHRRPSRPLACGKCARRFEAANAIEWRRREVPARPAATGRTP; from the coding sequence ATGGCTGAGCTCGACCAGGTCGCCCGCTGGGCCGACGCGCTCCTCCGCGAGCACCTGGACGGCACGTGGAGCTTCGCGTTCGATCACGCCCGCACCCGCGGCGGCGCCTGCCACTGGACCGACCGGCGCATCACCGTGTCGCGGCACCTCGCGGCGCGCTGGAGCGACGAGGAGGTGCACCAGACGCTGCTGCACGAGGTCGCGCATGCGCTCGCCGGGCCGAAGGCCGCGCACGGGCCCGCCTGGCGGCAGGCCGCCACGCGGCTCGGCTACACCGGGGCCCGGACGCACAGCAACCCGACCGCGGACGAGCTGGCCCCGTGGGTCGGCAGCTGCCCGAGCGGGCACCTCTTCTACCGGCACCGGAGACCGAGCCGGCCGCTGGCGTGCGGGAAGTGCGCACGGCGGTTCGAGGCGGCCAACGCGATCGAGTGGCGCCGGCGCGAGGTGCCGGCCCGGCCCGCCGCGACCGGGCGCACGCCGTGA
- a CDS encoding fused MFS/spermidine synthase, giving the protein MAERTGRRRGDDSEHPRAVLASGFLAQIEPDRHSADAATLVVDGTPQSHVDLADPTHLSFEYVRRIGHAIDLLAPEGEAVTALHLGAGALTLPRYVAATRPGSRQQVVEIEAALVELVREALPLPRGAQIRIRQGDAREVLGKLPPGLLGTVDVVVVDIFSGARTPAHVTSAEFYREIAPLLAPGGVVAVNVADGGALAFARAQAATLAAVFAHTAIMTDTQMLKAKRFGNVVMLASPAPLPVDGLPRRLASDPAPAKLVQGRELENFLGGASVVTDDTATPSPLPARSIFQVRRG; this is encoded by the coding sequence ATGGCCGAACGCACCGGTCGCCGACGCGGCGACGACTCCGAGCACCCCCGCGCCGTGCTCGCCAGCGGGTTCCTCGCGCAGATCGAGCCCGACCGGCACTCCGCGGACGCCGCGACCCTGGTCGTCGACGGCACCCCGCAGTCGCACGTCGACCTCGCCGACCCGACCCACCTCTCCTTCGAGTACGTGCGGCGGATCGGTCACGCGATCGACCTGCTCGCCCCCGAGGGCGAGGCGGTCACGGCGCTGCACCTCGGCGCCGGCGCGCTGACCCTCCCCCGCTACGTCGCGGCGACGCGGCCGGGCTCGCGCCAGCAGGTCGTCGAGATCGAGGCCGCCCTGGTCGAGCTGGTGCGGGAGGCGCTGCCGCTGCCGCGCGGGGCGCAGATCCGGATCCGCCAGGGCGACGCCCGCGAGGTGCTCGGCAAGCTGCCGCCGGGGCTGCTCGGCACGGTCGACGTCGTCGTGGTCGACATCTTCTCCGGCGCCAGGACCCCGGCGCACGTGACGAGCGCCGAGTTCTACCGGGAGATCGCTCCGCTGCTCGCCCCCGGCGGGGTCGTCGCGGTCAACGTCGCCGACGGGGGCGCGCTCGCGTTCGCCCGCGCCCAGGCCGCCACCCTCGCCGCGGTCTTCGCGCACACCGCGATCATGACCGACACGCAGATGCTGAAGGCGAAGCGCTTCGGCAACGTGGTGATGCTCGCCTCGCCCGCTCCGCTGCCCGTGGACGGGCTGCCGCGGCGCCTCGCCTCCGATCCCGCGCCGGCGAAGCTCGTGCAGGGCCGCGAGCTGGAGAACTTCCTCGGCGGGGCCTCTGTCGTCACCGACGACACCGCGACGCCGTCGCCGCTGCCGGCGCGCAGCATCTTCCAGGTCCGCCGGGGCTGA
- a CDS encoding DUF427 domain-containing protein, with protein sequence MKAVLNDVVIADAPDSDLISIEGNWYFPPTSVNNDYLVPSSTQYTCPWKGEAQYYDVKSEDGTLKDRAWSYPTPYPTAFDRVGKDFSGYLAFWKDVKVVD encoded by the coding sequence ATGAAAGCCGTCCTCAACGACGTCGTCATCGCCGACGCCCCCGACTCCGACCTCATCTCGATCGAGGGCAACTGGTACTTCCCGCCCACGAGCGTGAACAACGACTACCTGGTGCCGAGCAGCACCCAGTACACCTGCCCGTGGAAGGGCGAGGCCCAGTACTACGACGTGAAGTCCGAGGACGGGACGCTCAAGGACCGCGCCTGGTCCTACCCGACCCCCTATCCGACCGCGTTCGACCGTGTCGGCAAGGACTTCTCCGGCTACCTCGCGTTCTGGAAGGACGTGAAGGTCGTCGACTAG